The Candidatus Uhrbacteria bacterium genome has a segment encoding these proteins:
- a CDS encoding ATP-dependent Clp protease ATP-binding subunit — protein MEQYTPSLCPVCGGDARASVGCKACRGAGVSLSTERGQLVWLEKVDSGTFAVRTARRTAHGILHAIIGIAILACFVWFGIGIWQAGDVMALTTVEFWFGGSLAPIGLWLGLFLLSFLVFRLRVYNDTARILPNWGKPTHATRDTRHASLGDARSVSHEAREVSPYFTEAAWELLQRAYDLSQKIGKSEIRAVHLFAAALGTTAGGIFLTRLGLDFDKIRDGLAQLVNEGPTGAPPALTLEAKSVLLEAAADAEASGRKHVGTIEIFLRAFEIDARIQNVLDAAGYPPRHVRHVAEWIGTQESLKEEHDRFVMLASLKPAGVMNRAMTAQQTPYLDRFSEDLTQLARQGYVAPLVGREREMQELLRGIESGRRSVALVGEAGSGKGALIDGLARRMVEEDVPPELFDRRLVSIHVSQVLAAGDPSLAPQRLLSMLNEVAISGNIILVMHGIEALVGAGSGNMDLAETLASEIDKGYCLVIATTTPQAWTSYLERRSLGQKLIKVEVPELDQDNAIRVLMAKGGYVEYQNKVFFTYAALEKAVSLAGRYLREVKLPESALNVLTESAVLARRERGEGAMVSAEDVARVIQDKAHVPVEAVTRDEGDKLLQLEEHLHTRVVGQEEAVKAVSQAMRRARADMRSGNRPIANFLFLGPTGVGKTELAKALAGEYFGSESMMIRLDMSEYQTPSSIARIIGEPGDNRGGLLTEAVRKQPFSIVLLDELEKAHPDILTLFLQVMDDGRLTDGVGRTVDFTNVVLIATSNAGTEFIQTEVQNKTPIERIKTALLERELKGIFRPEFLNRFDDVIVFKPLTLDDVTQIAWLLLNGVGKRLQEKGINFRAEDGAVEELARTGFDPIFGARPLRRVIQERVENQLADLLLRNAVKRTQTVVLKADGSLGVE, from the coding sequence ATGGAACAATATACTCCGAGTCTTTGTCCGGTTTGCGGCGGCGATGCGCGTGCATCGGTTGGCTGCAAAGCTTGTCGTGGAGCTGGCGTGAGTTTATCGACGGAACGCGGGCAGTTGGTTTGGCTTGAAAAAGTCGATAGCGGAACTTTTGCCGTGCGAACGGCGCGACGGACTGCGCATGGAATTTTGCATGCGATTATCGGCATCGCGATTTTGGCTTGTTTTGTTTGGTTTGGAATCGGTATTTGGCAGGCTGGTGATGTGATGGCGCTGACTACGGTTGAATTTTGGTTTGGAGGCAGCTTGGCGCCGATCGGATTGTGGCTTGGATTGTTTTTGCTTTCATTTTTGGTTTTTCGTCTGCGCGTTTATAACGATACGGCCCGCATTCTTCCGAATTGGGGAAAGCCAACTCACGCGACACGCGACACGCGACATGCTTCATTGGGCGACGCGAGAAGCGTGTCGCATGAGGCGAGAGAAGTTTCTCCGTATTTCACGGAAGCGGCATGGGAGCTTTTGCAGAGAGCGTATGATTTGTCGCAGAAGATTGGAAAGTCGGAGATTCGTGCCGTGCATCTTTTCGCGGCAGCTCTCGGAACAACGGCCGGCGGTATTTTTCTTACAAGACTTGGACTTGATTTTGATAAAATTCGCGATGGACTGGCGCAGCTTGTAAATGAAGGGCCGACTGGTGCGCCGCCTGCGTTGACCTTGGAAGCCAAGAGTGTGTTGTTAGAAGCGGCGGCTGATGCAGAGGCTTCTGGTAGAAAACATGTTGGTACGATCGAGATTTTTTTGCGAGCCTTTGAAATCGACGCAAGAATTCAGAATGTGCTGGATGCAGCCGGTTATCCGCCGCGCCATGTACGTCATGTCGCGGAGTGGATTGGTACGCAGGAGTCGCTTAAGGAAGAACATGATCGATTTGTAATGTTGGCCTCACTGAAGCCGGCTGGCGTGATGAATCGTGCAATGACAGCTCAGCAGACGCCTTATTTGGATCGATTTAGCGAGGATCTGACGCAACTGGCACGCCAAGGTTATGTTGCGCCTTTGGTTGGGCGTGAGCGCGAGATGCAGGAGTTGCTGCGTGGAATCGAGAGCGGTCGACGTTCGGTGGCTTTGGTTGGAGAAGCGGGGAGCGGTAAAGGTGCTTTGATCGATGGTTTGGCAAGAAGAATGGTGGAGGAGGATGTGCCGCCGGAATTATTTGATCGACGTCTGGTATCGATCCATGTGTCGCAGGTTTTGGCGGCAGGTGATCCATCTTTGGCTCCGCAGCGATTGCTATCGATGTTGAATGAGGTCGCGATTTCCGGAAATATTATTTTGGTCATGCATGGCATCGAGGCTTTGGTTGGAGCGGGGAGCGGAAATATGGATTTAGCGGAAACGCTCGCATCGGAAATTGATAAGGGCTATTGCTTGGTGATCGCGACAACGACTCCGCAAGCTTGGACATCGTATTTGGAGCGTCGATCGTTGGGGCAGAAGCTGATCAAGGTAGAGGTGCCGGAGCTGGATCAGGATAATGCGATACGCGTGTTGATGGCGAAAGGCGGTTATGTGGAATATCAGAATAAGGTTTTCTTTACGTATGCGGCATTGGAGAAAGCCGTTTCTCTTGCCGGAAGATATTTGCGCGAGGTGAAGCTGCCTGAGTCAGCGTTGAATGTTTTGACCGAGTCGGCAGTGCTTGCAAGACGTGAGCGTGGTGAAGGAGCGATGGTTTCTGCGGAAGATGTGGCGCGGGTTATTCAGGATAAGGCGCATGTGCCGGTTGAGGCGGTGACGCGTGATGAAGGGGATAAGCTGCTTCAGCTTGAGGAACATTTACATACGCGCGTTGTCGGCCAAGAAGAGGCGGTGAAAGCTGTTTCACAGGCGATGCGTCGTGCGCGTGCGGATATGCGCTCCGGAAATCGTCCGATCGCGAACTTTTTGTTTCTTGGACCGACGGGTGTTGGAAAGACGGAACTCGCCAAAGCTTTGGCTGGTGAATATTTTGGTAGCGAGTCGATGATGATTCGACTGGACATGTCCGAGTATCAGACGCCTTCATCGATTGCGAGAATTATTGGCGAGCCGGGGGATAATCGGGGAGGATTGTTGACGGAAGCAGTGAGAAAGCAGCCGTTTTCTATTGTGTTGCTGGATGAATTGGAAAAAGCGCATCCGGATATCCTGACATTGTTTTTGCAGGTAATGGATGATGGGCGTTTGACGGATGGTGTTGGTCGTACGGTTGATTTTACGAATGTCGTCTTGATCGCTACTTCAAATGCTGGAACGGAATTCATTCAGACGGAGGTGCAGAACAAGACGCCAATCGAACGTATTAAGACGGCGCTTCTTGAGCGCGAGTTGAAAGGTATTTTTCGTCCAGAGTTTCTTAACCGTTTTGATGACGTGATTGTCTTTAAGCCGTTGACACTGGATGATGTAACGCAGATCGCTTGGCTGTTGTTGAATGGCGTGGGCAAGCGTTTGCAAGAAAAGGGTATTAACTTCCGTGCGGAAGATGGGGCTGTTGAAGAGCTTGCAAGAACAGGATTTGATCCGATTTTTGGAGCCAGACCATTGCGTCGTGTGATTCAAGAACGTGTAGAAAATCAATTGGCAGATTTACTTCTTCGCAATGCCGTGAAGCGCACGCAGACCGTTGTATTGAAAGCGGATGGGAGTTTGGGGGTTGAATAA
- a CDS encoding DUF192 domain-containing protein has protein sequence MGSWSFNLWKVIIILFCIGAFVVSVIGFSFKDFFINALQEGRHFVENDYTVSYRYNEEEGSRWTFLKKIELNGMELRYETVDDETGIQQGLSGRLSMADDEGLLFKMPTEDIHVFWMYRMNFPIDMIWLRDGVVVEIAADMPPPSETGGIPKVHTPAESADMVLELTAGGARRYGLRVGDKVDF, from the coding sequence ATGGGTTCATGGAGTTTTAATCTCTGGAAAGTGATCATCATCTTGTTTTGTATCGGGGCTTTTGTTGTATCGGTAATCGGTTTTTCTTTTAAAGATTTTTTTATCAATGCTCTGCAAGAGGGCCGTCATTTTGTAGAGAATGATTATACGGTTTCGTATCGTTACAATGAGGAGGAGGGAAGCCGCTGGACGTTTTTGAAGAAGATCGAGCTTAACGGGATGGAATTGCGATATGAGACGGTTGATGATGAAACCGGGATTCAGCAGGGTTTGTCTGGGCGTTTATCGATGGCGGATGATGAAGGTTTGTTGTTCAAGATGCCCACGGAAGATATTCACGTGTTTTGGATGTATCGGATGAATTTTCCAATCGACATGATTTGGCTCCGGGATGGGGTTGTTGTTGAAATCGCGGCAGACATGCCACCGCCTTCGGAAACAGGAGGAATTCCCAAAGTTCATACGCCTGCAGAGTCGGCGGATATGGTTTTGGAGCTTACGGCTGGGGGAGCTAGGAGATATGGGTTGAGGGTGGGGGATAAGGTCGATTTTTAG
- the rsmH gene encoding 16S rRNA (cytosine(1402)-N(4))-methyltransferase RsmH, protein MNQTVHIPVMLEETMLGLEVRPGGIWVDGTLGGGSHTRALLERSAPDGIVYSFDVDPKALERAKESLKSFGDRFQPVEANFRHLDDRLAERGVMSVDGILLDLGVSSDEIADPSKGLSFMTEGPLDMRLGPKANEDGLTAADIVNTWKPNEIEQLIREFGEEKFAKRIVDAIVSARKSHRITRTTELAGIIKQAVPAGYERGRIHPATRTFQALRIAVNDEIEALKEAIDGSHRILAAGGSLAIISFHSLEDRIVKTAFKDKERWEPLTKRPQEATEAEISKNPRSRSAKVRVAKKK, encoded by the coding sequence ATGAACCAGACTGTCCACATTCCCGTGATGCTCGAGGAAACCATGCTTGGTCTCGAGGTACGGCCGGGCGGTATCTGGGTCGATGGTACGCTCGGCGGCGGTTCGCATACGCGGGCCCTGCTCGAACGCTCTGCTCCAGATGGCATCGTGTATTCATTCGACGTCGATCCCAAGGCGCTGGAACGCGCCAAGGAATCGCTCAAGTCGTTTGGAGATCGATTCCAGCCGGTGGAAGCCAACTTTCGTCATCTCGACGATCGATTGGCGGAGCGCGGCGTCATGAGTGTTGATGGAATCCTGCTTGATCTCGGCGTCTCCTCCGACGAGATCGCAGATCCTTCCAAAGGACTTTCGTTCATGACAGAAGGTCCGCTCGATATGCGACTCGGTCCCAAGGCGAATGAAGACGGTCTCACGGCCGCCGACATCGTCAACACATGGAAGCCTAACGAGATCGAACAGCTGATCAGAGAATTTGGAGAGGAGAAGTTTGCCAAGCGTATCGTCGACGCGATTGTGTCAGCGCGAAAATCGCATCGCATCACGCGCACGACGGAGCTGGCGGGAATCATCAAGCAGGCGGTACCGGCAGGGTATGAGCGCGGTCGGATTCATCCGGCTACGCGAACATTCCAAGCCTTACGCATCGCCGTGAATGATGAGATCGAGGCGCTTAAAGAAGCGATCGATGGAAGTCATCGGATACTCGCGGCAGGCGGAAGTCTCGCGATCATCTCCTTTCACTCGTTGGAAGACCGCATCGTTAAAACGGCTTTCAAGGACAAGGAACGCTGGGAACCGCTCACGAAGAGACCGCAGGAAGCAACAGAGGCAGAGATTAGTAAGAATCCAAGATCGCGCAGTGCAAAAGTTCGTGTCGCAAAAAAGAAATAA
- a CDS encoding excinuclease ABC subunit UvrC: MIPTQIKIKNGELPSNPGVYIMKNAKGTVLYVGKAVSLKRRVQQHFDRPHGPQIPEMTKQVTEIDYIEKPTALEALVLEANLIKHFWPKYNVMQKDNKSFMYLGITDEDFPRPLLVRGTDLDDETAKKYKVVFGPYTSSRSLKAAMDLVRKAFPWSTCIPGQKRACFYHHLKLCPGVCVDAVDKKVYQKTIRDLIRFFEGKKEDILKDYKKQMTKLAKEKRFEEAAEIRNKVYFLEHIQDVAVLRRDDEQVDRIKPGEGMAVNLFGRIEGYDISNISGTSQVASMVVFENGAPAKAEYRKFKIKSVEGPNDVASMRETLMRRFKHDEWRMPDLILIDGGLPQVHAAEEVMHHLNIQIPVVGIAKGAQRKRNDIICSQVSIELCELCRKYVDLLAQVRDEAHRFAITFHKSVRSRAFLGKTGKRTGK; the protein is encoded by the coding sequence ATGATCCCAACCCAAATCAAAATCAAGAATGGCGAGTTGCCATCAAATCCGGGCGTTTACATCATGAAGAACGCCAAGGGAACGGTTTTGTATGTGGGAAAGGCGGTTTCACTTAAGCGTCGGGTGCAGCAGCATTTTGATCGACCGCATGGTCCGCAGATTCCGGAGATGACCAAGCAGGTTACGGAGATTGATTATATCGAAAAACCGACGGCGCTTGAGGCGCTTGTGCTTGAGGCGAACCTGATCAAGCATTTTTGGCCTAAGTACAACGTGATGCAGAAAGATAATAAGTCTTTCATGTATTTGGGAATTACGGATGAGGATTTTCCGCGGCCGCTTCTTGTGCGCGGAACAGATCTCGATGATGAGACGGCAAAGAAATATAAAGTGGTGTTTGGACCGTATACGTCGTCACGCTCGTTGAAGGCGGCGATGGATTTGGTACGCAAGGCTTTTCCGTGGTCGACTTGTATTCCAGGACAGAAGCGAGCGTGTTTTTATCATCATTTGAAATTGTGTCCGGGAGTTTGTGTTGATGCGGTTGATAAAAAAGTTTATCAGAAGACGATTCGGGATTTGATCCGCTTCTTTGAAGGTAAGAAGGAAGATATTTTGAAAGATTATAAGAAACAGATGACGAAGCTTGCGAAAGAAAAGAGATTCGAGGAGGCTGCGGAAATTCGTAATAAAGTCTATTTCCTCGAACACATTCAAGATGTGGCGGTATTGCGGCGAGATGATGAGCAAGTCGATCGCATCAAGCCGGGTGAGGGGATGGCGGTGAATTTGTTTGGACGTATCGAGGGATATGATATTTCAAATATTTCTGGTACATCGCAAGTTGCCTCGATGGTCGTGTTTGAAAATGGCGCGCCTGCAAAAGCGGAATATCGAAAGTTTAAGATTAAATCAGTGGAAGGGCCGAATGATGTCGCATCGATGAGGGAGACGTTGATGCGTCGATTCAAGCATGACGAGTGGCGCATGCCGGATTTGATTTTGATCGACGGGGGTTTGCCTCAGGTGCACGCCGCCGAAGAAGTGATGCATCATTTGAATATCCAGATACCGGTCGTCGGTATCGCCAAAGGAGCGCAACGAAAGAGGAACGATATTATTTGTTCGCAAGTCTCAATCGAGCTATGCGAGTTGTGTCGTAAGTATGTCGATTTGTTGGCGCAGGTGAGGGATGAGGCGCATCGATTTGCGATTACGTTCCATAAATCTGTCCGTAGCAGAGCCTTTTTAGGTAAAACAGGGAAACGAACTGGTAAATAG
- a CDS encoding arginine kinase, producing MSDSPSLNPQMLMLKHLAALDQRTRHELLQKRTSSNFTLGMAVISGTLNLDSGVGAYAGDAEAYDMFEPFFGPLIAEYHGFSGNHVTDFDVTKIPTDPVDPTGEAIVSTRIRVGRNLKNYPLAPMISKEQRLEIMERAAATFKEKFTGDLAGDFYPLEGMDENVRQQLVNDHFLFKQGDRFLEVVGANHDWPSGRGIFHNADKTALVWTNEEDQFRIISMQKGGDIRQVFDRLARMVAILNDALPFAYHEKYGAITSCPTNLGTAMRASVHVKLPFVSARPDFKQLAQDLKLSIRGIHGEHSESEGGVYDISNKRRLGVSEVEAVLTMYEGIKRLLEIEREMSAKAAA from the coding sequence ATGTCCGATTCCCCGTCCCTCAACCCCCAGATGCTGATGCTGAAGCACCTCGCGGCGCTCGATCAGCGAACCCGCCACGAGCTTCTCCAGAAGCGCACCTCGTCCAACTTCACGCTGGGCATGGCGGTCATCAGCGGCACGCTGAACCTCGACTCCGGAGTCGGCGCCTACGCCGGCGACGCCGAGGCGTACGACATGTTCGAGCCGTTCTTCGGCCCGCTCATCGCCGAGTATCACGGGTTCTCGGGGAACCACGTGACGGATTTCGACGTGACCAAGATCCCGACCGATCCGGTCGATCCGACGGGGGAGGCCATCGTCTCGACGCGCATCCGCGTGGGCCGCAACCTCAAGAACTACCCGCTCGCGCCGATGATCTCCAAGGAGCAGCGCCTCGAGATCATGGAGCGCGCCGCGGCGACGTTCAAGGAGAAGTTCACGGGCGACCTCGCCGGCGACTTCTACCCGCTCGAGGGCATGGACGAGAACGTCCGTCAGCAGCTCGTGAACGATCACTTCCTGTTCAAGCAGGGTGACCGCTTCCTCGAGGTCGTCGGTGCGAACCACGACTGGCCGTCCGGTCGCGGCATCTTCCACAACGCCGACAAGACGGCGCTCGTGTGGACCAACGAGGAGGACCAGTTCCGCATCATCTCGATGCAGAAGGGCGGAGACATCCGCCAGGTCTTCGATCGTCTCGCCCGCATGGTGGCGATCCTGAACGATGCCCTGCCCTTTGCGTACCACGAGAAGTACGGCGCGATCACCTCGTGTCCGACCAACCTCGGCACCGCGATGCGCGCGTCGGTCCACGTGAAGCTCCCGTTCGTGAGCGCACGTCCCGACTTCAAGCAGCTCGCCCAGGACCTCAAGCTCTCGATCCGTGGCATCCACGGCGAGCACTCCGAGTCCGAGGGCGGTGTCTACGACATCTCCAACAAGCGCCGCTTGGGCGTCTCGGAGGTCGAGGCCGTGCTCACGATGTACGAGGGTATCAAGCGCCTGCTCGAGATCGAGCGCGAGATGTCGGCCAAGGCGGCTGCCTAG
- the rplU gene encoding 50S ribosomal protein L21, whose translation MNAVIKAGGKQYIVKEGDILSIEKLEAQPGETVSFEALLTFEGDKVNVGTPTIAGKVSGEVVAHGRSQKISVVKYKAKSRYTRRTGHRQHFTKVKITKIA comes from the coding sequence ATGAATGCTGTAATCAAAGCCGGTGGCAAGCAGTATATCGTCAAAGAAGGCGATATCTTGAGCATCGAGAAGTTGGAAGCCCAGCCGGGTGAGACCGTTTCTTTTGAAGCGTTGCTTACTTTTGAGGGCGATAAAGTGAATGTCGGCACCCCGACGATTGCCGGCAAGGTTTCTGGCGAAGTTGTCGCTCATGGCCGCTCGCAGAAGATCAGTGTCGTGAAGTACAAGGCTAAGAGCCGCTACACGCGCCGCACCGGACACCGTCAGCATTTCACCAAGGTAAAGATCACAAAAATCGCCTAA
- a CDS encoding undecaprenyl/decaprenyl-phosphate alpha-N-acetylglucosaminyl 1-phosphate transferase has translation MQLMSLVELIFIGFGFGAISLIATFVVRYFALKIGIVDHPKGGRKIHERPIALWGGLGIAVSIIAGALFFLPQTMPIFGFVGGIVILLIGGMLDDKYDLHPRLQILFPIAASILVVVTGTRITHVTNWADGSAFYLPWTALPTIAWMLIVTYATKLMDGVDGLVTGQVVIGSFLIASLATGKFFQPEVALLAVIVGGAYLGFLPFNFHPAKQFLGESGSTIAGFCLGFLSIVGSAKLATGLMALGLPLVDASLVITGRMLRGVSPFRGDKTHLHFKLLDAGLSQRQVVMVMWGLSLLCGLLALSLQTRGKVAVFFFLVVATGGLSFIAGKYARKSSN, from the coding sequence ATGCAGTTAATGAGCTTGGTTGAGCTGATTTTTATTGGATTTGGCTTTGGGGCGATTAGCCTCATTGCAACGTTTGTTGTTCGTTATTTTGCGCTGAAAATTGGTATCGTTGATCATCCAAAAGGAGGTAGAAAAATTCATGAGAGACCAATTGCTTTGTGGGGCGGGCTTGGGATCGCGGTTTCGATCATAGCTGGAGCGCTTTTCTTTCTGCCGCAGACCATGCCGATCTTTGGTTTTGTGGGCGGGATAGTAATTCTGTTAATCGGAGGAATGCTCGATGATAAATATGACTTGCACCCGCGATTACAAATTTTGTTTCCCATTGCTGCATCCATTCTTGTTGTCGTAACGGGAACCCGGATTACACATGTCACAAATTGGGCGGATGGAAGTGCCTTTTATCTACCATGGACAGCTTTGCCGACCATCGCTTGGATGTTGATCGTGACATATGCAACAAAATTGATGGATGGCGTTGATGGATTGGTTACGGGTCAGGTCGTGATTGGGAGTTTTTTGATCGCGAGTTTGGCGACCGGAAAGTTTTTCCAACCGGAAGTGGCGTTGCTCGCGGTTATTGTCGGAGGTGCATATCTTGGTTTTTTGCCTTTCAATTTTCATCCGGCGAAACAATTTCTAGGTGAGTCGGGAAGTACGATTGCGGGATTTTGTCTTGGATTTTTGTCGATTGTCGGAAGTGCTAAGTTGGCGACAGGTTTGATGGCGCTTGGTTTGCCATTGGTGGATGCGTCGCTGGTGATTACGGGACGCATGTTGCGCGGCGTATCGCCGTTTAGGGGAGATAAGACGCATTTGCATTTCAAACTGCTGGATGCGGGATTATCGCAGCGGCAAGTGGTGATGGTGATGTGGGGGCTTTCACTATTGTGCGGTTTGCTGGCATTATCGTTACAGACGCGTGGAAAAGTGGCAGTTTTTTTCTTTCTTGTCGTAGCAACGGGAGGGCTTTCATTCATTGCGGGGAAATACGCGCGTAAATCATCGAACTAA
- the recR gene encoding recombination protein RecR — MAQLPDPIQNAAAAFDSLPGVGPRAALRYAYFLVTQPREVVERFARSLQSLADRIRTCETCGQWSDRSPCSVCSDPSRDQSIICVVATSPDVQSVEETGVFKGRYHVLGGTLDPIEGRTPDTLTITQLVSRLKSTPTITEVILALDADVPGDVTCLYIGKQLEPLQIKVTRLARGLPTGAALEYADAHTLSDALKNRR, encoded by the coding sequence ATGGCGCAGCTTCCTGACCCAATCCAGAACGCCGCCGCGGCGTTCGACAGCCTTCCCGGTGTCGGACCCCGGGCGGCTTTGCGTTATGCCTACTTTCTCGTAACGCAGCCGCGAGAAGTCGTGGAACGCTTTGCGCGCTCCCTCCAAAGTCTCGCGGACCGCATCCGCACATGCGAGACTTGCGGCCAATGGTCAGATCGCTCCCCATGCTCCGTTTGCTCCGATCCGTCTCGTGATCAATCCATTATCTGCGTCGTCGCTACTTCACCGGATGTCCAATCCGTAGAAGAGACCGGCGTCTTCAAAGGTCGATATCATGTCCTCGGTGGCACGCTCGATCCAATTGAAGGCCGCACGCCAGATACCCTCACCATCACCCAGCTTGTCTCGCGTCTCAAATCGACACCTACGATCACAGAAGTCATTCTCGCCCTCGATGCCGACGTCCCAGGCGATGTCACATGTCTCTACATAGGAAAACAGCTTGAACCGCTTCAAATCAAAGTAACCCGCCTCGCCCGAGGCCTCCCAACCGGCGCCGCCCTAGAATACGCCGATGCCCACACCCTCTCCGATGCACTAAAAAATCGCCGTTAG
- a CDS encoding YbaB/EbfC family nucleoid-associated protein: MFSKLKQFKDLKDKAKVIQDMLGKESAEGEAGWGKVKVKMNGNQQVLNVTIDPSLMDNREKLQELLRDATNDAVKKIQTVMAKKLKETGGLDLANEMGDLMK, encoded by the coding sequence ATGTTCTCCAAACTCAAACAATTCAAGGATCTCAAAGATAAAGCCAAGGTTATTCAGGACATGCTCGGCAAAGAGTCGGCAGAAGGTGAAGCCGGTTGGGGCAAGGTAAAGGTAAAAATGAACGGCAATCAGCAAGTTCTGAATGTCACGATCGACCCATCCCTCATGGATAATCGCGAGAAACTCCAAGAGCTGCTCCGCGATGCCACCAACGACGCCGTCAAAAAGATTCAGACCGTCATGGCCAAGAAGCTCAAAGAAACCGGCGGCCTCGACTTGGCCAACGAGATGGGCGACCTCATGAAATAA
- the dnaB gene encoding replicative DNA helicase — MSQLERLTPQNLEAEQSFLGSLLLDKDAIIKVADMLQPDDFYNDKHRRIYEAMIDLYRKSDPIDLLSLGNRLQEKGELEQIGGRAELISLANAVPTASHVVHYGEIIQKKATMRRLLQAAGEITALGYDQAEDVAVLLDQAESKLFNVSQKFLKRSFTPIRDVLSDAFERIDELHREKGKLRGIATGYTDLDAILGGLQRSDLVILAARPSCGKTAFALDIARLAATKARIPVGIFSLEMSKEQLVDRMICSEANVDLGRMRTGKLNEGGEHSDFERIGHALGVLSEAPIFIDDSASANIMEIRTKARRLQMEHGLGMLVIDYLQLMESRSKSADSNRVQEVAEITRGLKTIARELNIPVLALSQLARSVELQKPAIPRLAHLRESGSIEQDADVVMFIYRKAADKNYRPEEISPEEQNLAEIHIAKHRNGPTGLVKLFFDGPRASFRNLSRANMGGAPLPPPPTGAPLAAAPSGGQLPPGSPMVGSGVPF; from the coding sequence ATGTCCCAGCTTGAGCGACTAACCCCGCAAAACCTGGAGGCGGAACAGTCATTTTTAGGCTCCCTGCTTCTCGACAAAGACGCCATCATCAAGGTGGCGGACATGTTGCAGCCGGACGATTTTTATAACGACAAGCATCGCCGCATCTACGAGGCGATGATCGACCTGTACCGCAAGTCCGATCCGATCGATCTTCTCTCGCTCGGAAACCGTCTTCAGGAAAAGGGTGAACTCGAGCAGATTGGCGGCCGCGCAGAACTCATCAGCCTCGCCAACGCCGTTCCAACCGCCAGCCACGTCGTTCACTACGGAGAAATCATCCAAAAGAAAGCGACCATGCGTCGCCTGCTTCAGGCCGCCGGAGAAATCACCGCGCTCGGATACGATCAGGCGGAAGACGTTGCTGTTTTGCTCGACCAAGCCGAAAGCAAACTTTTCAATGTTTCGCAGAAATTCTTAAAACGTTCCTTTACCCCGATCCGCGACGTTCTCTCCGACGCCTTTGAACGCATCGATGAATTACACCGCGAGAAAGGCAAACTCCGCGGCATCGCCACCGGCTATACCGACCTGGACGCCATCCTCGGCGGCCTGCAAAGAAGCGACTTGGTCATCTTGGCCGCGCGTCCTTCTTGTGGAAAAACCGCTTTCGCTCTCGATATCGCCCGCTTAGCCGCCACAAAAGCGCGCATTCCTGTCGGCATCTTCTCTTTGGAAATGTCCAAGGAACAGCTTGTCGATCGTATGATCTGTTCCGAGGCCAACGTCGATTTGGGCCGTATGCGTACCGGAAAACTCAATGAAGGCGGCGAGCACAGCGACTTTGAACGCATTGGCCACGCTCTGGGCGTTCTTTCCGAAGCGCCAATTTTTATCGACGACTCCGCCTCGGCCAACATCATGGAAATCCGCACCAAGGCCCGCCGACTCCAGATGGAACACGGCCTTGGTATGCTCGTGATCGACTACTTGCAGCTCATGGAAAGCCGCTCCAAGTCCGCCGACTCCAACCGCGTGCAGGAAGTTGCAGAAATCACACGTGGTCTCAAAACCATTGCTCGTGAATTAAATATTCCCGTCCTCGCCCTGTCTCAGCTCGCCCGTTCCGTAGAATTACAGAAACCAGCTATCCCGCGTCTCGCCCACTTGCGTGAATCAGGCTCCATTGAGCAGGACGCCGACGTCGTCATGTTTATTTACCGTAAAGCCGCCGACAAAAACTACCGCCCGGAAGAAATCTCTCCAGAAGAACAGAACCTCGCAGAAATTCACATCGCCAAACATCGTAATGGCCCGACCGGCTTGGTCAAACTCTTCTTTGACGGTCCGCGTGCCAGCTTCCGCAACCTCTCACGCGCCAACATGGGCGGCGCTCCGCTCCCCCCGCCGCCAACTGGCGCTCCGCTCGCCGCCGCCCCAAGCGGAGGACAGCTCCCGCCAGGCTCCCCCATGGTCGGCTCCGGCGTTCCGTTCTAA
- the mraZ gene encoding division/cell wall cluster transcriptional repressor MraZ: MFIGEYHHTLDEKGRMSVPVKFRASLAEGAVVTRGLDRSLFLYPKSEWQTLAEKLASLPFGQADTRAFARLMLAGAMEVEVDKSGRVLLPEYLREYAALDKSVVVAGLYNRLEIWDEATWKEYSAKTESEGNAIAERLQNLGV; the protein is encoded by the coding sequence ATGTTCATCGGTGAGTATCATCACACGCTTGATGAAAAAGGCCGGATGAGTGTTCCGGTCAAGTTTCGTGCATCCCTGGCGGAAGGTGCCGTGGTTACACGCGGACTTGATCGATCGTTGTTCCTTTATCCCAAGAGCGAGTGGCAAACACTTGCCGAAAAGCTGGCGTCCTTGCCGTTTGGCCAGGCTGACACCCGCGCTTTTGCCCGCTTAATGCTGGCTGGCGCGATGGAAGTCGAGGTCGACAAATCCGGACGCGTGCTTCTTCCGGAATACCTGCGTGAATACGCCGCCCTCGACAAGTCTGTCGTGGTCGCGGGTCTGTATAACCGTTTGGAAATTTGGGATGAGGCTACGTGGAAGGAGTACTCGGCTAAAACCGAGTCCGAGGGCAATGCTATCGCCGAACGTCTTCAAAACCTCGGCGTATGA